A genomic stretch from Chitinophaga agri includes:
- a CDS encoding Abi family protein, whose protein sequence is MSRYLNACGGDTKKAMTLYRRNLQLSQELFTVISCFEIALRNAIDRSCSASYGANWLRDAAHNGGMFDARNTAFTKNSILDAVRKLGGRYAHNKLVAELGFGFWRYMFAPHQFTATGRILLRIFPAKPTSTPAIQYNHTYIFNELAKINDIRNRIAHHEPICFIPGTPIKDTRYVRQHYTLILQLFNWMVVDERALLYGLDHINTVCNQIDSL, encoded by the coding sequence ATGAGTCGTTATCTTAACGCTTGTGGAGGAGATACTAAAAAGGCAATGACTTTATATAGGAGAAACCTGCAACTATCTCAAGAGCTTTTTACAGTGATAAGTTGTTTCGAAATTGCACTTAGAAATGCAATAGACCGTAGTTGTTCTGCGTCCTACGGTGCTAATTGGCTTAGAGATGCGGCTCACAATGGAGGAATGTTTGATGCACGAAATACTGCTTTTACAAAGAATAGTATTTTAGATGCAGTTCGGAAATTGGGGGGTCGATATGCACATAATAAACTTGTCGCCGAGCTGGGGTTTGGATTTTGGCGTTATATGTTTGCCCCACACCAGTTTACAGCAACCGGCAGAATTTTGCTAAGAATTTTTCCTGCAAAACCGACTAGTACTCCTGCTATTCAATATAACCATACATATATTTTCAACGAATTGGCGAAGATAAACGACATCCGGAATAGAATAGCTCATCATGAGCCAATATGTTTTATTCCTGGTACACCCATAAAGGATACCCGCTATGTAAGGCAACATTACACCCTTATATTGCAGTTATTTAATTGGATGGTTGTTGATGAGCGTGCATTACTTTATGGATTGGATCATATTAATACCGTATGCAACCAGATTGATAGCCTGTAG
- a CDS encoding DUF4136 domain-containing protein: protein MKRVMLVMCAALGVTMSFSSCSKDPLKDMTEEESRIYVTNYDDSVNFSSYKTFSIVDSVAVATNTNERRALTDYDKKLIADVAASLEARGYTRVERAAKPDLAVNLTRIDNTYSAIYYDPGYWTGIGGYYDPFYWGYPGYGYYWPSYYQVYQQERAVSIDVVDLKNPRNNQLVAVWNAMLRGSGVWNINNVDSMVSAVFAQSTYLKANNQ, encoded by the coding sequence ATGAAAAGAGTCATGTTAGTAATGTGCGCCGCATTAGGTGTAACAATGTCATTCAGCAGTTGTAGTAAGGATCCGCTGAAAGATATGACAGAAGAAGAATCCAGGATCTATGTAACAAACTACGACGACAGCGTAAATTTCTCATCCTATAAAACGTTCAGCATTGTCGACTCGGTGGCAGTGGCTACTAATACTAATGAGCGACGTGCCCTGACCGACTACGACAAGAAACTGATCGCAGATGTGGCGGCTTCACTGGAAGCGCGCGGTTATACGCGTGTGGAGCGGGCGGCAAAGCCTGATCTGGCGGTTAACCTCACACGCATAGACAATACATACAGTGCCATCTATTACGATCCGGGTTACTGGACAGGCATAGGTGGTTATTATGATCCTTTTTATTGGGGATATCCGGGTTATGGCTATTACTGGCCATCCTATTACCAGGTGTATCAGCAGGAACGGGCGGTATCCATTGACGTGGTAGACCTGAAAAACCCACGTAACAACCAGCTGGTAGCGGTATGGAACGCGATGCTGCGTGGTAGTGGTGTATGGAATATTAATAATGTTGACAGTATGGTGTCCGCTGTATTTGCACAGTCCACCTATCTGAAAGCCAACAACCAATAA
- a CDS encoding HAD family hydrolase, with product MKTAVTKQYSNLVFDLGAVLIDWNPRYLYDKVFATAAETDFFLSNICTSAWNEEQDAGRSLQDGTELLITQHPQFEAEIRAFYGRWKEMLGGPIEETVDILRELKESNQYKIYALTNWSNETFPLALVTYPFLQWFDGIVVSGREKIRKPDAAFYHLLLDRYQLEADSTLFIDDNARNIHGASACGIDGIHFTSAAALRKTLEEMAVYGAAVHS from the coding sequence ATGAAGACTGCTGTAACTAAACAATATTCCAATCTGGTGTTTGATCTGGGCGCTGTGCTGATCGACTGGAATCCCCGTTATCTCTATGACAAGGTATTTGCTACAGCAGCGGAAACGGACTTTTTTCTGTCCAACATCTGTACTTCCGCCTGGAATGAAGAGCAGGATGCAGGTAGAAGTCTGCAGGACGGCACCGAACTGCTTATCACCCAGCATCCGCAATTTGAGGCCGAAATAAGGGCTTTTTATGGCCGGTGGAAGGAAATGTTAGGTGGACCTATAGAAGAGACCGTAGACATCCTCCGGGAACTGAAAGAAAGCAATCAATATAAAATATACGCCCTGACGAACTGGTCTAATGAAACTTTTCCGCTGGCATTGGTGACGTACCCTTTCCTGCAGTGGTTTGATGGTATTGTTGTGTCAGGAAGGGAAAAGATCCGTAAACCGGATGCAGCTTTTTATCATCTGCTGCTGGACCGTTATCAGCTTGAGGCAGATTCCACCCTGTTTATAGATGATAATGCCCGTAATATTCATGGTGCTTCTGCCTGTGGTATTGATGGCATCCATTTTACCTCTGCGGCAGCTTTAAGAAAGACACTGGAAGAGATGGCCGTATATGGTGCAGCCGTGCACTCTTAA
- a CDS encoding DUF3999 domain-containing protein translates to MNNQRIVKCLYIFTWLLTMAVSTVSAQHFQWQAALPVTPDSGFYKIPLTTDLIAKSHGTDLRDIRIYDQGNVVSYILNKEAGHEWLPVPAISRVKDAPAGYSVLQLQFREACLLKGLKFEVATPGYYFRQAYITTDWASDLHTNFESRENKFRFSSDSINSITLRQSIKGTTFFLVVLDEDNQPLDITSTIAWQDTYYLTAWLEKGRHYVLKTGDPDLKAPRYDLSHFAGKVPASVPTLVAGNITADPAVIPAQPTPATTDQPTWFKNKGWIWISIIGITILILLLTIRLLKDMQEKR, encoded by the coding sequence ATGAACAACCAAAGAATAGTTAAGTGCCTGTATATATTCACATGGCTGCTGACGATGGCGGTCAGTACCGTCAGCGCACAGCATTTTCAGTGGCAGGCGGCACTACCGGTAACACCGGATTCGGGTTTCTATAAGATACCGCTTACCACTGATCTCATTGCTAAAAGCCATGGTACTGACCTGAGAGATATCCGTATCTATGATCAGGGGAATGTAGTGTCGTACATTCTGAATAAAGAGGCCGGACATGAGTGGCTGCCCGTTCCTGCTATCAGCAGGGTAAAAGACGCACCTGCCGGCTATTCCGTATTACAGTTGCAGTTCCGCGAAGCGTGTTTGCTGAAGGGGTTAAAATTTGAGGTAGCCACACCGGGCTATTATTTCAGACAGGCCTACATAACGACTGACTGGGCCAGCGACCTGCATACAAATTTTGAATCGAGGGAGAACAAATTCAGATTTTCTTCAGATAGTATTAACAGTATCACACTCCGGCAGTCAATAAAGGGCACGACCTTTTTCCTGGTGGTACTGGATGAGGATAATCAGCCGCTGGATATTACCTCCACCATTGCGTGGCAGGATACGTATTACCTGACGGCCTGGCTGGAAAAGGGTAGACACTATGTATTAAAAACCGGTGATCCGGACCTGAAGGCGCCCAGGTACGATCTTTCTCATTTTGCCGGTAAGGTGCCTGCCAGTGTTCCGACGCTGGTGGCAGGCAATATTACTGCTGATCCGGCCGTTATACCAGCACAGCCAACACCTGCCACTACAGACCAGCCTACCTGGTTTAAGAACAAAGGCTGGATCTGGATCAGTATTATTGGCATTACGATACTCATCCTGTTGCTTACCATCAGGTTACTGAAAGACATGCAGGAAAAAAGGTAG
- a CDS encoding eCIS core domain-containing protein, whose protein sequence is MSASLKLSQQTPASQANAHAVGQSGVSHPSVTPLQAKGKASEEDHLTDDTLPDPFQLKANNTGLPDQLKSGVEHLSGFSLDDVKVHYNSDKPAQLQALAYAQGSDIHLAPGQEQHLPHEAWHVVQQKQGRVQATTQLKTGEPLNDNAGLESEADRMGEQAMRTSFADKAMQLRQVPVAGAILPVQRVVTQILPGEEDGRIKDIVIVGRPDKAFSSTAGDHATAFTAIQVGIENKLRGKTVREASEVMSGLVSDLNALPGMRFVQHLKDYEQERFMEKKSELSYWVEYFRNWRQKNNWRKRMLTGAYPEYTNSLIAPPKIQDDVDDISILPDEINGSLVGALQNYVDAYLELRELVPLSTINTKSISEALAGKGKGETARLLEVFEGDEKIKPDTKLIGSQLNALETTILGLFDARAAALTILYQNGTVAPGVTSESVYWQDVNLTWAFIRQHINTLWSFYPKTMQLISDAKHLAKIEAIMKERIEAKIIETKKLQQEGGPKQKNPRGKNSRLKKYQAASIDVEDNMIVNVRFGGRPKSPFSQTMGAHTTAWIVITDRIWTGLVGLTVEQAAAELLNLGNEARGLLLQFASEMKMDVKQAYAVNVAINSLIQAETPLKKIKQDAENPFFFFQQNTDVSPLSSWQKVLYLQEGITAILELTNLSPGATLYVGRTTGDGEGTHRGVLLKFMDDPQSVSKEEVAMAINGLHDHKRLDQHLSTIGKSLKKMSKEDTEQYQEYLDLFQEYIEEFEDYQDEEIDPQDDQEEILKLLQEHHHEWIGKAYPGALEYAGLKDEEEEMELVTHQMPQNFWADEGVDIPTVISVADFLRDAQYDLGGRQVLVVSGKDWTCYIRCVLYHFNAINKYGEVMALIDKHKINVSNGVQLQTADEDRIRNIIHFVIGQEFYIEATAVTMQAVNLARSATRTGTRVSVLFTGAHFSLLQ, encoded by the coding sequence ATGTCTGCATCTCTCAAACTATCCCAGCAAACTCCTGCCTCCCAAGCCAACGCTCATGCAGTTGGACAGTCCGGTGTTAGTCATCCCTCCGTTACCCCATTACAGGCTAAAGGGAAGGCTTCAGAGGAAGATCATCTGACGGACGATACGTTGCCTGACCCATTTCAGTTGAAAGCCAATAATACCGGTTTGCCAGATCAGCTGAAGTCTGGTGTGGAGCATCTTTCCGGCTTTTCACTGGATGATGTAAAAGTGCATTACAACTCTGACAAACCGGCCCAGTTGCAGGCACTGGCTTATGCACAGGGTAGTGATATACACCTGGCGCCCGGACAGGAGCAACACCTGCCGCATGAGGCCTGGCATGTTGTGCAGCAGAAACAGGGGAGGGTACAGGCAACTACGCAGCTGAAAACCGGAGAGCCACTGAATGACAATGCGGGGTTGGAGAGCGAGGCTGACCGGATGGGGGAACAGGCAATGCGTACTTCATTTGCGGATAAAGCAATGCAGTTGCGTCAGGTGCCGGTCGCAGGCGCTATACTGCCTGTGCAACGTGTGGTTACGCAGATATTGCCGGGAGAAGAAGATGGCCGTATTAAAGATATTGTTATTGTCGGCCGGCCGGACAAGGCATTTTCCAGTACAGCCGGTGATCACGCGACAGCTTTTACTGCTATACAGGTGGGAATCGAAAACAAGCTGAGAGGTAAAACGGTGCGGGAAGCTTCTGAAGTCATGTCAGGACTGGTCAGTGATCTGAATGCACTTCCGGGGATGAGGTTTGTCCAGCACTTAAAAGATTATGAGCAGGAACGGTTTATGGAGAAAAAGAGTGAACTGAGTTATTGGGTGGAATACTTCCGTAACTGGCGTCAGAAGAACAACTGGCGAAAAAGGATGCTAACCGGGGCTTATCCAGAATACACCAACTCCCTGATCGCTCCGCCAAAAATACAGGATGATGTGGATGATATCAGCATCCTGCCTGATGAGATCAATGGAAGTCTGGTGGGCGCTTTGCAAAACTATGTAGATGCATACCTTGAATTGAGGGAGCTGGTGCCGCTATCTACGATCAACACAAAGAGTATCAGCGAGGCGCTTGCGGGTAAAGGGAAAGGTGAAACCGCACGCTTGCTCGAGGTGTTTGAAGGAGATGAGAAGATAAAGCCCGACACAAAACTGATAGGAAGTCAGCTGAATGCACTTGAAACAACTATTCTCGGACTTTTTGATGCAAGGGCGGCGGCTTTAACGATCTTATACCAGAACGGCACCGTTGCACCAGGCGTGACCAGTGAGTCCGTCTATTGGCAGGATGTCAATCTGACTTGGGCATTTATTCGCCAGCATATAAATACGCTGTGGTCGTTTTACCCTAAAACCATGCAGCTGATATCTGATGCAAAGCATCTCGCGAAAATTGAGGCGATCATGAAGGAGAGGATTGAAGCTAAAATAATAGAGACAAAGAAACTGCAGCAGGAAGGAGGACCGAAACAAAAGAACCCGAGGGGAAAGAACAGTCGTCTGAAAAAATACCAGGCAGCGTCCATCGATGTGGAAGATAATATGATCGTGAATGTACGTTTCGGTGGCCGGCCCAAATCTCCGTTCTCTCAGACGATGGGGGCACACACAACTGCCTGGATCGTTATAACAGACCGTATCTGGACGGGCCTGGTGGGACTAACCGTAGAACAGGCGGCGGCGGAGTTGCTGAACCTGGGTAATGAAGCGAGAGGGCTTTTATTGCAATTTGCCAGTGAAATGAAAATGGACGTAAAACAGGCATATGCTGTAAATGTGGCTATCAATTCATTGATACAGGCGGAGACACCATTGAAGAAAATTAAGCAGGACGCCGAAAACCCATTCTTTTTCTTTCAGCAAAATACTGATGTTTCTCCACTTTCTTCCTGGCAGAAGGTGTTATACCTGCAGGAAGGTATTACCGCCATTCTGGAACTTACAAATCTGAGCCCTGGCGCAACGTTGTATGTGGGCCGAACAACAGGAGATGGTGAAGGAACCCACCGGGGTGTGCTGTTAAAATTTATGGATGATCCGCAAAGTGTATCCAAAGAGGAAGTAGCGATGGCTATCAATGGCCTGCATGATCACAAGAGATTGGATCAGCACCTTAGCACGATAGGTAAGTCGCTGAAGAAAATGTCCAAAGAGGACACGGAACAATATCAGGAGTATCTTGATCTGTTCCAGGAGTATATCGAAGAGTTTGAAGATTATCAGGATGAAGAAATAGACCCTCAGGATGATCAGGAAGAGATATTGAAACTATTGCAGGAACATCATCATGAGTGGATTGGTAAGGCATATCCGGGCGCATTGGAATATGCGGGACTGAAAGATGAAGAAGAGGAAATGGAGTTAGTCACACATCAGATGCCACAAAATTTCTGGGCAGATGAGGGTGTCGATATTCCAACAGTAATTTCGGTAGCTGACTTTCTGAGAGATGCCCAATATGATCTCGGAGGAAGACAGGTACTGGTCGTTAGTGGTAAAGACTGGACCTGTTATATTCGTTGTGTGCTATATCATTTTAATGCAATAAATAAGTATGGAGAGGTGATGGCATTGATAGACAAGCATAAGATCAATGTCTCCAACGGGGTACAGCTGCAGACAGCTGACGAGGACCGGATCAGGAATATTATTCACTTTGTCATTGGCCAGGAGTTCTATATTGAAGCGACGGCGGTGACGATGCAGGCTGTTAATCTGGCCAGGTCCGCTACCCGGACAGGCACCAGGGTATCGGTGTTATTCACGGGAGCGCATTTTAGTTTGTTACAATAG
- the modB gene encoding molybdate ABC transporter permease subunit, which produces MIALSPIWLTLKLALNTTLILFVIAIPLAHWLSGKRSVFRLIVEAIVSMPLVLPPTVIGFYLLLAFSPAHFFGNWLEQVFNIRLVFSYGGLLIASVIYSLPFMVHPVQSGLSSLPPSLKEAAYSLGKSRWQTLLKVLLPNIKPSLLTGIVLTFAHTVGEFGVVLMIGGNIPDKTRTASIAIYDEVDAFNYHDANIYAGILLVLSFVILLILYSYNRKSRQSTFY; this is translated from the coding sequence ATGATAGCACTCTCGCCCATCTGGCTTACGCTAAAGCTGGCACTGAACACTACACTGATACTATTTGTCATAGCCATACCGCTGGCTCACTGGCTGTCCGGTAAAAGATCGGTATTCCGGCTGATCGTGGAAGCGATCGTCAGTATGCCGCTGGTATTACCTCCAACCGTGATCGGGTTTTATTTGTTGCTGGCATTTAGTCCGGCGCATTTTTTTGGTAACTGGCTGGAACAGGTATTTAACATACGACTGGTTTTCTCCTACGGAGGATTATTGATCGCTTCCGTTATCTACAGTTTACCTTTTATGGTACACCCGGTACAGTCGGGGTTATCATCACTGCCGCCAAGTCTGAAAGAGGCCGCCTATTCACTGGGGAAATCCCGATGGCAAACCTTACTAAAGGTCTTGTTACCCAATATTAAGCCTTCCTTACTGACCGGCATTGTCCTGACATTTGCACATACCGTGGGGGAATTCGGGGTAGTACTGATGATCGGAGGCAATATTCCGGATAAGACGCGCACTGCATCTATTGCCATCTATGATGAAGTAGATGCCTTCAATTACCACGACGCGAATATCTACGCCGGTATATTACTCGTACTGTCTTTCGTGATCCTGCTGATACTGTATTCCTACAACCGTAAATCCCGGCAGTCAACATTTTATTAA
- a CDS encoding ABC transporter ATP-binding protein, protein MIDFALQKTLHTAEGEMPFDVSAHIRKGQFVSLYGVSGAGKTSVLRMLAGLMKPDHGYVRVDGQLWYNGVENYQLPIQQRSIGFVFQDYALFPNMNVQENIAFALRRNESREIVEELLELTGLKNLANRKIQTLSGGQQQRVALARAIAKKPVLLLLDEPLSAVDSGMRAQLQETLLQVHKRFRLTTILVSHNADEIIRLSDVVIYLEGGKFRQQTTPAAFFLSGRETSGITGKVVSTEADGSVLVQVEGGMLRLPSPGETLFVNDKVDVSCNVNTYHLKRL, encoded by the coding sequence ATGATCGATTTCGCTTTACAGAAGACTTTACATACAGCAGAAGGAGAGATGCCCTTCGATGTCAGTGCGCACATCCGTAAGGGACAATTTGTGAGTTTGTATGGCGTGTCCGGCGCTGGTAAGACCTCTGTGTTACGCATGCTGGCCGGATTGATGAAGCCTGACCATGGTTATGTACGTGTAGATGGTCAGCTTTGGTACAATGGTGTTGAAAACTATCAGCTGCCAATACAACAAAGAAGTATCGGTTTCGTGTTTCAGGACTATGCATTGTTTCCCAATATGAATGTGCAGGAGAACATCGCTTTTGCCTTGCGTAGGAATGAATCCAGGGAGATCGTCGAAGAACTGCTTGAATTAACCGGGTTGAAAAATCTGGCGAACAGAAAAATACAAACACTCTCCGGTGGACAGCAGCAGCGGGTTGCACTGGCCCGCGCAATCGCCAAAAAACCTGTACTGTTACTGCTGGATGAACCGTTGTCAGCGGTGGATAGTGGCATGCGTGCACAATTACAGGAAACTTTGCTGCAGGTACACAAGCGCTTTCGCTTAACGACCATCCTGGTAAGTCATAATGCGGATGAGATCATCCGCCTGTCTGATGTGGTGATCTATCTGGAAGGTGGAAAGTTCCGGCAGCAAACGACGCCGGCGGCATTCTTCCTGAGCGGGCGTGAGACTTCCGGGATAACCGGAAAAGTAGTATCAACAGAAGCAGATGGCAGCGTATTGGTACAGGTGGAAGGTGGCATGCTAAGATTACCGTCACCCGGAGAGACTTTATTTGTCAACGATAAGGTAGATGTTTCCTGTAACGTGAACACTTATCATCTGAAGCGGTTATAG
- the modA gene encoding molybdate ABC transporter substrate-binding protein codes for MSDKAGRQALLAYWIIRKKETMKRLFFILAMILAVLQSPAQSRLTVAVAANMQYTIKALIAAYNKTDKTRIDVVIGASGALTQQIMHGAPFDIFVSADKDFPQKLAAANFTLEPPKVYAQGILVLWSAKPGIHPAGDLKMLLAPGIRSIAIANPTTAPYGSAAEEILKKYRLYDKIAAKLVKGESITQTSQFIATQNADIGFTAKAIVIAAEMKGKGAWVALNSKDYTPIEQSAALLKYAGGHDAAAARRFYNFLYSAAAKAIYQQFGYIVK; via the coding sequence TTGTCAGATAAAGCAGGCCGGCAGGCTTTACTGGCTTATTGGATCATCAGAAAGAAAGAGACCATGAAGAGATTGTTTTTTATTTTGGCAATGATACTGGCTGTACTACAGTCACCGGCGCAGTCCAGGCTGACAGTAGCGGTAGCTGCCAATATGCAGTATACCATCAAAGCACTGATAGCTGCCTACAACAAAACGGACAAAACCCGGATAGATGTAGTGATAGGGGCATCCGGCGCCCTGACGCAACAGATCATGCACGGCGCCCCGTTTGATATTTTTGTATCGGCAGATAAGGACTTTCCGCAGAAGCTGGCAGCGGCTAATTTTACGTTAGAGCCCCCAAAAGTATATGCACAGGGAATATTGGTGCTCTGGAGTGCAAAACCGGGGATCCACCCCGCAGGGGACCTTAAAATGCTATTGGCGCCCGGTATCAGAAGTATTGCCATCGCCAATCCTACAACAGCGCCTTATGGCAGTGCGGCGGAAGAGATCCTCAAAAAGTACAGATTGTATGATAAAATAGCGGCTAAGCTGGTAAAAGGAGAAAGTATTACCCAGACCAGCCAGTTTATTGCTACGCAGAATGCAGATATCGGATTCACCGCAAAAGCCATCGTGATCGCTGCCGAAATGAAAGGGAAAGGGGCCTGGGTAGCGCTGAACAGCAAAGACTATACGCCCATTGAACAGTCGGCGGCCCTGTTGAAATATGCGGGTGGGCATGATGCCGCCGCTGCCCGCAGGTTTTATAACTTCCTGTATTCCGCCGCCGCGAAAGCAATTTATCAACAGTTTGGATATATCGTGAAATGA
- a CDS encoding DUF2339 domain-containing protein, with product MEALVIILLIVILIVVINSNNSIKSKMLELDHKINTLIRQQESLNRPPQEASSTTPQRWNRQPDSRPELFHYTPPQIVDTPAPPSVPPPPPPPVTPPVTATPVEADPVEETTISSVPAPVETAPVEEHRAAAFTPVQPAEPSPSFWEKNPDLEKFIGENLFNKIGIAILVIGIGFFLKYAIDKDWINETGRTFIGILCGGILIGIAHRLRKTFNAFSSVLVGGGVAILYFSITIAFQQYHLISQTLAFIMMILITAFTIVLSLSYDRKELAVLAILGGFSSPLLVSTGAGNAAVLFTYILILNVGMLILAYYKKWNVVNIISYAATVILFGSWLSMSIAHETSRPVPYVTALIFATLFYIVFFGMNVINNLRQRVNFNAGEILILLSNTFLYYAAGMVILAHLKAGLFQGLFTACIAGFNFIFAYSLYRNRHADKNLIYLLIGLTLSFLSLAAPVQLEGNHITLFWAAESVLLLWLFQRSQIKLLGYAATVVFALMFISLMMDWAQIYGVGSIENIGHMWPLLNKGFITGAVSIAASAIIRQLLKKETDRIVLGEIRVSGIRFGLEIFLLLLVYIVGILELYYQSGYYWPAIIAVTTGIYNYLFACYILYSSRKEAFPLRTGSLFLAGISVLVYVYYNEVIINIRTAYLAHSAPLGYLLLSFVLTATALITLYQTYLTIKTSEKKEGIHIFQWSATFAMLFILSATLDHIVALSLYQPEIGKDKLLNTSQRTGYTILWGAFAFVLIYLGFRWQSRQVRIISISLFAVTLLKLFVFDLRNLSEGGKIAAFISLGILLLVISFMYQRLKKLLLTDEQPKNS from the coding sequence ATGGAGGCACTAGTCATCATCCTGCTGATCGTCATCCTGATAGTGGTCATTAATTCGAACAACTCCATCAAGAGTAAAATGCTCGAACTTGATCATAAAATAAACACGCTGATCAGACAGCAGGAATCGCTTAACCGACCACCACAGGAAGCGTCCAGCACCACACCGCAAAGATGGAACAGGCAACCCGACAGCAGGCCTGAACTGTTTCATTATACACCGCCACAGATCGTCGATACACCGGCACCACCATCTGTTCCACCGCCACCTCCGCCACCTGTAACACCACCGGTAACGGCAACGCCAGTGGAAGCAGATCCCGTGGAGGAAACCACCATTTCTTCCGTACCAGCACCGGTTGAAACGGCACCCGTGGAGGAACACCGCGCTGCGGCATTTACACCGGTACAACCGGCGGAACCGTCACCTTCGTTCTGGGAGAAGAATCCTGACCTCGAGAAATTCATCGGTGAAAACCTGTTCAATAAGATCGGTATTGCGATACTGGTGATCGGTATTGGTTTCTTCCTGAAGTACGCAATTGACAAGGATTGGATCAATGAAACCGGCCGTACCTTCATTGGTATCCTGTGTGGCGGCATCCTGATAGGCATTGCACACCGCCTTCGTAAAACATTCAACGCCTTCAGTTCGGTACTGGTAGGTGGTGGTGTCGCCATATTGTATTTCAGTATCACAATCGCTTTTCAGCAGTATCATCTGATCAGTCAGACGCTGGCGTTTATTATGATGATACTCATCACGGCATTTACCATTGTACTGTCACTGAGTTATGACAGGAAGGAACTGGCCGTCCTTGCTATTTTAGGTGGCTTCTCTTCTCCCCTGCTTGTCAGTACAGGTGCAGGTAATGCAGCTGTGTTATTTACCTATATACTGATCCTGAATGTAGGTATGCTCATACTGGCATACTATAAAAAATGGAATGTGGTCAACATCATTTCCTATGCAGCCACCGTTATACTGTTTGGCAGCTGGTTATCGATGAGCATTGCCCATGAGACCAGCAGGCCGGTGCCTTATGTAACAGCGCTGATCTTTGCGACGCTGTTTTACATTGTATTCTTCGGGATGAATGTGATCAACAATCTCAGACAGCGGGTGAATTTCAATGCAGGCGAGATCCTGATCCTGCTGAGCAATACATTCCTGTATTATGCAGCCGGCATGGTGATACTGGCACATCTTAAAGCCGGCCTGTTCCAGGGATTGTTCACTGCCTGCATCGCAGGATTCAATTTTATCTTCGCTTATTCATTGTATCGTAACAGACATGCGGATAAGAACCTGATCTATCTGCTGATCGGTCTTACACTGAGTTTTTTAAGTCTGGCAGCACCGGTACAACTGGAAGGAAATCATATCACCTTATTCTGGGCAGCGGAATCAGTGTTGCTGCTCTGGCTCTTCCAGCGCTCACAGATCAAATTACTGGGATATGCTGCCACCGTTGTATTTGCACTGATGTTTATCAGTCTTATGATGGACTGGGCACAGATCTATGGCGTAGGCAGTATCGAAAATATCGGGCATATGTGGCCATTGCTGAACAAAGGATTTATCACCGGTGCAGTTAGTATTGCAGCATCAGCGATCATCAGACAGCTGTTGAAAAAGGAGACAGATAGAATTGTATTGGGAGAGATCAGGGTATCAGGTATCAGATTTGGGCTGGAGATTTTTCTGTTACTGCTTGTATATATAGTGGGCATACTGGAGCTATACTATCAGTCAGGTTATTACTGGCCAGCTATTATCGCTGTTACGACAGGTATTTATAATTACCTGTTTGCGTGTTACATACTTTACAGCAGCAGAAAAGAGGCGTTTCCACTGCGGACAGGCAGTTTGTTCCTGGCAGGCATCTCAGTGCTGGTCTATGTATACTACAATGAGGTGATCATCAACATCAGGACCGCATATTTAGCGCATAGTGCGCCGTTAGGGTATTTGCTGCTGTCATTTGTGCTGACAGCGACTGCACTGATCACTTTGTACCAGACATATCTGACCATAAAAACCAGCGAAAAAAAAGAGGGCATACATATTTTCCAATGGAGTGCAACATTTGCCATGTTGTTTATATTGAGCGCCACCCTTGATCATATTGTGGCACTCAGCCTATACCAACCTGAAATAGGGAAGGATAAGCTGCTCAATACCAGTCAGCGTACAGGATATACCATCCTGTGGGGTGCTTTTGCGTTTGTACTGATATACCTGGGATTCAGGTGGCAGTCCAGACAGGTGCGTATTATTTCGATCTCACTTTTTGCGGTTACGTTACTGAAACTTTTTGTGTTCGATTTGCGTAATCTGTCGGAAGGTGGTAAGATCGCTGCATTTATTTCCCTGGGTATTTTATTGCTGGTGATTTCATTTATGTACCAGCGTCTGAAAAAACTATTACTGACAGATGAACAACCAAAGAATAGTTAA